The genome window GTGCTCGCGCTGTGTCGCCCGGGCAGCGAGGGCGAAATGCCCGTACACGCCAACCTGAAGACCCACGAGGTGGACATCCGTGACGTCGATGGCATCGATGCCGTCGTCCCCGCGGAGCCATCCGGAATCATCCATTGCGCGAGCAACACCAGTCTCTGGCGGCGCAACGGCGGCGAGCAGATGCGGGTCAATGTGCGCGGCACGCGTGCACTCGTGCGGCTGGCAATGGCACGGCGCACCCGGCTCGTGCACATGTCCTGTGCACTGGCTTACGGCCAGCATGGGGGCGTCATCAGCGCCGATACGCCGCGCCTCGGGCGCAACTCCGCTATCGCCTACGTGCGGAGCAAGGCTCTGGCGGAGAATGAGGTGGAGCACGCCATGCGTGCCGGCGCCGATGCAGTCGTGCTGCATCCGGCCTTCATGCTGGGTGCGGGCGATCGCAATGGCTGGTCACGCATGGTCAGTCTAGTGGCGCAACGGCGTCTGCCGGGGGTTCCTCCCGGTGGCGCAACCTTCTGCAGCGTGCAGGGCGTAGCGGCCGCGGCGCTGGGCGCTCTCGACCCGGAAGTGCCCACGGCCAGCCGCTGGCTCATCGGTGGCGTTAGCGCCAGCTATGTCGGTCTGGCGCGTGAGATCGGTTCCCAGCTTGGGCACCGGCGCTTTCTACGCCCGGTACGTCCGGGCATTCTGCAGGCCTATGCTCGGGTCGAGGAAGCAGTTGCTCCTCTGCTGGGCCGCGATCCGGAGGTCACCGTCGAGGCCGTCGCGTTGCTCAGCGGGAACATCTACTGTGAAGGTCGAGATGCGGAGCGACACTTCGGCCTGCAGACGCCCGGTCTGGAAGCCCTTGTTGGCAGTTGCATCGGCTGGATGCGAGATAGCGGGAGGCTTTGAGGCGGCGTCACTCGCGCCGGCGCCGCTCTTCTTCGGGGCGCCAATTGTCCGGGAGACTTTCGCGCACCTCGGTACGGAAGCTGCGCAGTCGGGCGCGTTGCTTGTCGCTAAGTCCCTCGTGGCGCAGCCCGGCATCGATGTGTCGGATGGCACCGGGCGAGTCGCCGCGCCGCCAGGCGTAGGCCGCGCTCTGGAAAGCGAATTCGGCGCGGTCACCGGAAGCTCGAGCTGCGCGTGCGAGCACCTGATGGGCGCCGGGGAACTCGCCGATATGCTTGAACTCGTCGAGCAGGAACTGGCGTGCGCGGTCGGCCTGGCCGGCGTCCATGAGTGTCTCTGCGCGCGCGAAGATCAGCGGCGCATAGCGCGGATGCCGATCCAGCGCCTCGTCGATGGTCGCCAGCGCAGCGTCGATGTCGCCGGTGCGCCGCTGGTTGTGCGCGTGTAGCAGCATGAGGTTGGGTTGGTTCTCGTGCGCTTCCAAGAGCGGAGCAAGCGATTCCGCTGAGTCGGTGTAGCGCCCCAGTTCGTGCAGCGCCAGCGCCGCGCCATAGTGCTCGGCAGGATCGTCGGAAGTGCGCTCCAGGCGCCGCCGGAAATGGTCGAGGGCGGCCGAGGGACGCTCGGCCGTGAGCACACGTGCCCGGGCGCGCATGAGCTGAAAGGTCAGCGGTCGCTCGGCATCGGATCCATCGCTCTGACGCTGCGCGCGGGCCCGAGCCTCGGCGATACGGGTGGTGTTGACCGGATGCGTGCGCAGGATCTCGGGCATGCCCGAACCGTAGAGCCGTGACTGCTGCTCCAGGCGCTGGAAAAAGCTCACCATGCCGGCCGGATCGAA of Algiphilus aromaticivorans DG1253 contains these proteins:
- a CDS encoding NAD-dependent epimerase/dehydratase family protein, whose protein sequence is MKDSEQRAPSLVVTGASGFLGGEVVRQALAAGMRVLALCRPGSEGEMPVHANLKTHEVDIRDVDGIDAVVPAEPSGIIHCASNTSLWRRNGGEQMRVNVRGTRALVRLAMARRTRLVHMSCALAYGQHGGVISADTPRLGRNSAIAYVRSKALAENEVEHAMRAGADAVVLHPAFMLGAGDRNGWSRMVSLVAQRRLPGVPPGGATFCSVQGVAAAALGALDPEVPTASRWLIGGVSASYVGLAREIGSQLGHRRFLRPVRPGILQAYARVEEAVAPLLGRDPEVTVEAVALLSGNIYCEGRDAERHFGLQTPGLEALVGSCIGWMRDSGRL
- a CDS encoding M48 family metalloprotease → MSAAFAMLTTHQGLQASISDIQLPKLGEPADAAMSPREEYEIGARITAQIHSAGYALEDPELVEYITRLGWHIASHSRDLPEHLQFFMVRDPRINAFALPGGFMGFNAGLLMAAESESELAGVMAHELAHVTQRHIARTMEGTRVADIATWAAVLAAIIAGSAAPDVVLGALSLGQAATLQRQINYTRNHELEADRIGIGTMMSAGFDPAGMVSFFQRLEQQSRLYGSGMPEILRTHPVNTTRIAEARARAQRQSDGSDAERPLTFQLMRARARVLTAERPSAALDHFRRRLERTSDDPAEHYGAALALHELGRYTDSAESLAPLLEAHENQPNLMLLHAHNQRRTGDIDAALATIDEALDRHPRYAPLIFARAETLMDAGQADRARQFLLDEFKHIGEFPGAHQVLARAARASGDRAEFAFQSAAYAWRRGDSPGAIRHIDAGLRHEGLSDKQRARLRSFRTEVRESLPDNWRPEEERRRRE